A genome region from Penaeus vannamei isolate JL-2024 chromosome 20, ASM4276789v1, whole genome shotgun sequence includes the following:
- the LOC113818640 gene encoding uridylate-specific endoribonuclease isoform X2, translating into MKFLTLLLLFSAADGQSCVGRCGDPGNSSTCGCNVACAANGTCCRNHRDVCLSCRGRCGEPYRNGRLCQCDSNCKSHRNCCDDVTFTCSGIRRGATTHDLRELTEKLLAADVNGASVDLRLDLQGKGMSDDLAARPLFKTVPASALASPTIRLLEELQDNYSPNVTTSEDEEPDEVAEKEAFLDAVMQTQVMQLTESFLKERGFLTGNLRDKLDELWFTLYKRKKILSSSGFEHVFAGEVRGQKVLGLHNWVYFFHEEQQGDINYMRWLNFIDLGDKGEIIKVAYKWMDKVKKAGSMFVGTSPELDMAVYTLCILTRPNRGCAVQMNGHKFNIQTWVQKSDGKELVGAAFPAI; encoded by the exons ATGAaattccttaccctcctcctcctgttttcgg CTGCTGACGGCCAGTCCTGCGTGGGGCGTTGCGGAGATCCTGGGAACTCCTCGACCTGCGGCTGCAACGTCGCCTGCGCCGCCAACGGAACCTGCTGCCGGAACCACCGAGACGTGTGCCTCTCCTGCAGAGGCCGCTGCGGGGAGCCCTACCGGAACGGCCGCCTCTGCCAGTGTGACAGCAACTGCAAATCACACAGAAACTGCTGCGACGATGTCACCTTCACTTGCAGTG GTATAAGGCGAGGGGCCACGACACATGACCTACGTGAACTGACGGAGAAGCTGTTAGCCGCCGACGTCAACGGGGCGAGCGTAGACCTCAGGCTCGACTTGCAGGGGAAGGGAATGTCGGATGACCTCGCCGCCAGACC TTTGTTCAAGACCGTGCCCGCGTCGGCGCTGGCGTCCCCGACCATCAGACTCTTGGAAGAACTGCAGGACAATTACTCGCCCAACGTGACGACGTCTGAAGATGAGGAACCCGATGAAGTTGCCGAAAAGGAGGCTTTCTTGGATGCTGTTATGCAGACGCAGGTGATGCAGCTGACGGAGAGCTTcctgaaggagagag GTTTCCTCACCGGGAATCTGAGGGACAAACTGGACGAGCTGTGGTTCACCTTGTACAAGAGAAAGAAGATCCTCAGCTCCTCGGGGTTCGAGCACGTCTTCGCCGGGGAAGTGAGAGGACAGAAGGTCTTGGGTTTGCACAACTGGGTGTACTTCTTTCACGAGGAACAGCAAGGCGACATCAACTACATGCGGTGGCTGAATTTCATTGATCTCGGAGAcaag GGCGAAATTATCAAAGTCGCTTACAAGTGGATGGACAAGGTGAAGAAAGCAGGTTCCATGTTCGTGGGAACGTCTCCGGAACTGGACATGGCCGTGTACACACTGTGCATCCTGACGCGACCCAACAGAGGCTGTGCAGTGCAGATGAACGGCCACAAGTTCAACATCCAGACCTGGGTTCAGAAGTCGGACGGGAAGGAGCTGGTCGGGGCGGCGTTTCCCGCGATCTAG